The proteins below come from a single Asanoa ferruginea genomic window:
- a CDS encoding sensor histidine kinase, with protein sequence MRRALAALTVAAFVTLVVDVVAAERSVASLGPAIAFVLAATFGFAYVERRQRRWPRYAFVAALFLLGGAVFTQASANVGATLLLVVLVSETTLLLPLPAVVVVVALVPFFHAGMAFAEGLREGLGLLAAAVFAAVLTKLLVREQTARAKLREYALQVERLAAAQERNRVARDIHDGLGHSLTVVQMQIKAARAVLASQPDRADEVLAKAQDQAEEALREVRRSVGALREPQPAVPLPEALRALAAETSAAGVPTQVGVTGAVRALLADAEESLFRAAQEGLTNVRKHARASRAELLLDYSQPAAVRLEVRDDGAGTAGEGDGGYGLLGVRERAAHVGGRMTLESVPGTGSTLRVEVPG encoded by the coding sequence GTGAGACGGGCCCTGGCCGCGCTGACCGTCGCGGCATTCGTCACCCTCGTGGTCGACGTGGTCGCCGCCGAGCGGTCCGTCGCCTCGCTGGGCCCCGCGATCGCCTTCGTGCTGGCCGCCACCTTCGGCTTCGCCTACGTCGAGCGCCGGCAGCGACGCTGGCCGCGCTACGCCTTCGTCGCCGCGTTGTTCCTGCTCGGCGGGGCCGTCTTCACACAGGCCAGCGCCAACGTCGGTGCCACCCTGCTGCTGGTCGTGCTGGTCAGCGAGACCACGCTGCTATTGCCGCTGCCCGCGGTGGTCGTCGTGGTCGCGCTGGTGCCGTTCTTCCACGCCGGGATGGCCTTCGCCGAGGGCCTGCGCGAGGGCCTGGGCCTGCTCGCCGCCGCCGTCTTCGCCGCGGTGCTGACCAAACTGCTGGTCCGGGAGCAGACGGCACGAGCAAAGCTGCGGGAGTACGCGCTACAGGTCGAACGCCTCGCCGCCGCCCAGGAACGCAACCGGGTCGCCCGCGACATCCACGACGGCCTCGGGCACTCGCTGACCGTGGTGCAGATGCAGATCAAGGCCGCCCGTGCGGTGCTGGCCAGCCAACCCGACCGCGCCGACGAGGTGCTCGCCAAGGCACAGGACCAGGCCGAGGAGGCGCTGCGCGAGGTGCGCCGCTCGGTGGGTGCGCTGCGCGAACCCCAGCCGGCCGTGCCGCTGCCCGAGGCGCTGCGGGCCCTCGCGGCGGAGACGTCGGCGGCCGGCGTGCCGACGCAGGTCGGTGTCACCGGCGCGGTCCGCGCGCTGCTCGCCGACGCGGAGGAGTCGCTGTTCCGGGCCGCACAGGAGGGGCTCACCAACGTGCGCAAGCACGCCCGGGCCAGCCGCGCCGAGCTACTGCTCGACTATTCGCAGCCGGCCGCCGTGCGGCTCGAGGTCCGCGACGACGGCGCCGGCACCGCGGGGGAGGGCGACGGCGGCTACGGGCTTCTGGGGGTACGCGAGCGCGCCGCGCACGTCGGCGGCCGGATGACGCTGGAATCGGTGCCCGGCACGGGTTCCACGCTGCGGGTCGAGGTGCCCGGATGA
- a CDS encoding Pecanex-like protein 1 has translation MTRSRQAPRKNRRFIAVFATLAVFAGLVAVTQVSLAGSWRGRNNNSLPVCPPAASASGAHDHAGESDPAAKPPADAPQGEVAGAAGDGTAADATDTEVPDADTATATTDEEKAADEKAAGVAKVAANEKAKADAQAKAAADQRRSGRCRPATSTPTAGSGGNNGGSNGGSGSTPSTGTSSGTGTGNGGSTSSPGTTPTTAPPAAPLVPLGRTCEGSDLPIHDGFQGGPKCVETQMGEVGSEGNNPELLISRAPARVRMNTAFDIQVSTRNIVRDRFLGAAAGGYYLESSFLTEEGIVRGHFHVACRLLSGRNAQESAPVPAFFKAVEDGKGGKTPDTVTVTITPGLSAPGVAQCAAWAGDGSHRIPMMARANQIPAMDSVRVIVTR, from the coding sequence ATGACCAGAAGCAGGCAGGCCCCCCGCAAGAACCGGCGGTTCATCGCCGTGTTCGCGACGCTGGCGGTGTTCGCCGGCCTCGTGGCGGTCACCCAGGTGTCTCTCGCGGGCAGTTGGCGGGGTCGCAACAACAACAGCCTCCCGGTGTGTCCCCCGGCGGCCTCGGCCTCCGGTGCCCACGACCACGCCGGCGAGTCTGACCCGGCCGCCAAGCCCCCGGCCGACGCGCCGCAGGGCGAGGTCGCCGGCGCTGCCGGTGACGGGACCGCCGCCGACGCCACCGACACCGAGGTGCCCGACGCCGACACGGCCACGGCCACCACCGATGAGGAGAAGGCGGCCGACGAGAAGGCCGCCGGGGTCGCCAAGGTCGCCGCGAACGAGAAGGCGAAGGCAGACGCCCAGGCCAAGGCCGCGGCGGACCAGCGGCGCAGCGGACGCTGCCGGCCGGCCACCAGCACCCCGACGGCGGGCAGCGGCGGCAACAACGGCGGCAGCAACGGCGGCAGTGGCAGCACCCCGAGCACCGGCACCAGCAGCGGCACCGGCACCGGCAACGGTGGCAGCACCAGCAGCCCCGGCACGACGCCGACCACCGCTCCGCCCGCCGCGCCGCTCGTGCCGCTCGGCCGCACCTGCGAGGGCAGCGACCTGCCGATCCACGACGGTTTCCAGGGCGGCCCCAAGTGCGTCGAGACCCAGATGGGCGAGGTCGGCTCCGAGGGCAACAACCCCGAGCTGCTGATCAGCCGGGCACCCGCCCGGGTCCGGATGAACACGGCCTTCGACATCCAGGTGAGCACCCGCAACATCGTCCGTGACCGGTTCCTCGGCGCGGCGGCCGGCGGCTACTACCTGGAGAGCTCCTTCCTGACCGAGGAAGGCATCGTCCGCGGCCACTTCCACGTCGCCTGCCGGCTGCTCAGCGGCCGCAACGCCCAGGAGTCGGCACCGGTTCCGGCCTTCTTCAAGGCGGTCGAAGACGGCAAGGGTGGCAAGACGCCCGACACCGTGACCGTGACGATCACTCCTGGCCTGTCGGCACCCGGCGTCGCGCAGTGCGCGGCCTGGGCCGGTGACGGCTCGCACCGCATCCCGATGATGGCGCGCGCCAACCAGATCCCGGCGATGGACTCGGTCCGGGTCATCGTCACCCGCTAG
- a CDS encoding response regulator, with product MTVRVLLVDDQALFREALAMLLGVHADIEVVGEAGDGAQALDRTADLRPDVVLMDLRMPVLDGIAATRRLRAEHPAVRVIALTTFDDDADVFAALRAGAVGYLLKDVSSARLAEAVLAAARGETVLQPSVAAKVVARIAAMPGEEQHQPLVAPLSERELEVVRLLAEGHSNREIAAVLFLAEGTVKNHVTNVLGKLGARDRTQAALRARTLGLL from the coding sequence ATGACCGTGCGGGTGCTGCTCGTCGACGACCAGGCGCTGTTCCGCGAGGCGCTGGCGATGCTGCTCGGCGTGCACGCCGACATCGAGGTGGTCGGCGAGGCCGGCGACGGCGCCCAGGCGCTCGACCGGACCGCCGACCTGCGCCCCGACGTGGTGCTGATGGACCTGCGGATGCCGGTGCTCGACGGCATCGCCGCGACCCGCCGACTGCGCGCCGAGCACCCGGCCGTCCGGGTGATCGCGCTGACCACGTTCGACGACGACGCCGACGTGTTCGCGGCGTTGCGCGCGGGCGCGGTCGGTTACCTGCTCAAAGACGTCTCGTCGGCCCGGCTCGCGGAAGCGGTGCTGGCGGCCGCGCGCGGTGAGACGGTGCTCCAGCCGTCGGTGGCGGCCAAGGTGGTGGCCCGGATCGCGGCGATGCCCGGCGAGGAGCAACACCAACCGCTGGTCGCGCCACTGTCCGAACGGGAACTCGAGGTGGTCCGGCTGCTCGCCGAGGGCCACAGCAACCGGGAGATCGCCGCGGTGCTGTTCCTGGCCGAGGGCACGGTCAAGAACCACGTGACCAACGTGCTCGGCAAGCTCGGCGCCCGCGACCGCACCCAGGCCGCCCTGCGTGCCCGTACCCTCGGCCTGCTCTAG
- a CDS encoding ATP-binding cassette domain-containing protein yields MITATGLGKRYGDKVAVDDLSFEVRPGTVTGFLGPNGAGKSTTMRLMLDLDRGTGETLFDGRRFASIRHPMREIGAVLEARAVHPTRTARNHLRMLAAGSGIPATRVDEVLEFVGIAEVARRKPKGFSLGMAQRLGLAQALLGDPSTLILDEPANGLDPHGIHWLRDVLRALAGEGRTVFVSSHLLSEMSLMADRLVVVGRGRMIYNGDVDGFVREFTSSTVLVRSPKADALAAALREVTGVTTEPAGSDALRVAGTDAAAVGEVAFRAGVMLHELSTTTASLEAAFMTATGDAEEYVAQAPGGAA; encoded by the coding sequence ATGATCACCGCTACCGGCCTCGGGAAGCGCTACGGCGACAAGGTCGCCGTCGACGACCTCTCGTTCGAGGTCCGCCCCGGCACGGTCACCGGCTTCCTCGGGCCCAACGGGGCCGGCAAGTCGACGACCATGCGGCTGATGCTCGACCTCGACCGGGGCACCGGCGAGACCCTCTTCGACGGCCGGCGGTTCGCCTCGATCCGGCACCCGATGCGCGAGATCGGCGCGGTGCTGGAGGCGCGGGCGGTGCACCCGACCCGGACCGCGCGCAACCACCTGCGGATGCTCGCGGCGGGCAGCGGCATCCCGGCCACCCGGGTCGACGAGGTGCTCGAGTTCGTCGGCATCGCCGAGGTGGCCCGGCGCAAGCCGAAGGGCTTCTCGCTGGGCATGGCGCAGCGGCTCGGCCTCGCCCAGGCGCTGCTCGGCGACCCGAGCACGCTGATCCTGGACGAGCCGGCCAACGGCCTCGACCCGCACGGCATCCACTGGCTCCGCGACGTGTTGCGGGCGCTGGCCGGCGAGGGCCGCACGGTGTTCGTCTCCAGCCACCTGCTCTCCGAGATGTCGCTGATGGCCGACCGGCTGGTGGTCGTCGGCCGTGGCCGGATGATCTACAACGGCGACGTCGACGGCTTCGTCCGCGAGTTCACCTCGTCGACGGTGCTGGTCCGCAGCCCGAAGGCGGACGCGCTGGCCGCGGCGTTGCGCGAGGTCACCGGGGTGACCACGGAACCGGCCGGCTCCGACGCGTTGCGGGTGGCCGGCACCGACGCGGCCGCGGTCGGCGAGGTCGCGTTCCGGGCCGGGGTGATGCTGCACGAGTTGTCGACGACGACGGCCTCGCTGGAGGCGGCGTTCATGACCGCGACCGGCGACGCCGAGGAATACGTCGCGCAGGCGCCGGGCGGTGCCGCATGA
- a CDS encoding SDR family NAD(P)-dependent oxidoreductase → MITTPFGATSTAADVLAGVDLRGRRAVVTGGSSGIGVETVRALAGAGAQVTLAVRDVAAGQRVAGELGHPNLAVAPLDLADLASVAAFVAGWSGPLHILVDNAGIMATPLLRTTRGYELQLATNHLGHFALATGLHRALAAAGDARIVSVSSVGHVNAGVDFDDLQFDRRPYDKWVAYGQSKTANVLLAVEAAKRWAADGITANALNPGRITTTNLGRHIGDIGSAPASFDPASTDVSWKDTAQGAATSVLLAGSPLVAGVTGRYFEDCQEAGPHRPGVRRGVAGYALDQEAAARLWRVSADLTA, encoded by the coding sequence ATGATCACCACTCCGTTCGGCGCCACCTCGACCGCCGCTGACGTGCTGGCCGGCGTCGACCTGCGCGGCCGCCGCGCCGTCGTCACCGGCGGCTCGTCGGGCATCGGCGTCGAGACCGTCCGCGCGCTGGCCGGCGCCGGTGCGCAGGTCACCCTGGCCGTGCGCGACGTGGCCGCCGGGCAACGGGTCGCCGGCGAACTCGGGCACCCGAACCTGGCGGTCGCGCCGCTCGACCTGGCCGACCTCGCGTCCGTCGCGGCGTTCGTCGCGGGCTGGTCCGGGCCGCTGCACATCCTGGTCGACAACGCCGGCATCATGGCCACCCCGCTGCTGCGCACCACCCGCGGCTACGAGTTGCAGTTGGCCACGAATCACCTCGGCCACTTCGCCCTCGCCACCGGACTGCACCGGGCGCTGGCCGCGGCCGGCGACGCCCGGATCGTCTCGGTCAGCTCGGTCGGACACGTCAACGCCGGCGTCGACTTCGACGACCTCCAGTTCGACCGGCGGCCCTACGACAAATGGGTGGCCTACGGCCAGTCGAAGACGGCCAACGTGCTGCTCGCGGTCGAGGCGGCCAAGCGCTGGGCGGCCGACGGGATCACCGCGAACGCGCTCAACCCCGGCCGGATCACCACCACCAACCTGGGCCGGCACATCGGTGACATCGGCAGCGCGCCGGCGTCGTTCGACCCGGCCAGCACCGATGTGTCCTGGAAGGACACCGCACAGGGTGCCGCGACCTCGGTCCTGCTGGCCGGGTCGCCGCTGGTCGCGGGCGTGACGGGACGCTACTTCGAAGACTGCCAGGAGGCGGGGCCGCACCGGCCCGGCGTGCGGCGCGGAGTGGCCGGCTACGCCCTCGACCAGGAAGCGGCGGCCCGGCTCTGGCGGGTGTCGGCCGACCTGACGGCGTAG
- a CDS encoding TetR/AcrR family transcriptional regulator translates to MSRPLRADARANHDRLLEVAAAAFAREGTGASLKAIAAEAGVGIGTLYRRFPTREVLVDAVYHNEVARLCAAAPDLLAELPPVDALATWMERFVDFMATKRAMVGVLRADEDRLHTRELLRTAIATLLDGGAARPGVDPNDVLLALGGITLIAGEERERALATRLIGLLLHGVAGQ, encoded by the coding sequence GTGTCCCGACCGCTGCGCGCCGACGCGCGCGCCAACCACGACCGGCTGCTCGAGGTCGCGGCGGCCGCGTTCGCCCGGGAGGGCACCGGTGCCTCGCTGAAGGCGATCGCGGCCGAGGCCGGCGTCGGGATCGGCACGCTCTACCGCCGCTTCCCGACCCGGGAGGTCCTGGTCGACGCGGTCTACCACAACGAGGTGGCCCGCCTCTGCGCCGCCGCGCCCGACCTTCTCGCCGAGCTGCCACCGGTCGACGCGCTGGCCACCTGGATGGAGCGGTTCGTCGACTTCATGGCCACGAAGCGGGCGATGGTCGGCGTGCTCCGTGCCGACGAGGACCGGCTGCACACCCGCGAGCTGCTCCGGACCGCGATCGCGACGCTGCTCGACGGGGGCGCCGCGCGGCCCGGCGTCGACCCCAACGACGTGCTGCTGGCCCTGGGTGGGATCACGCTGATCGCGGGGGAGGAGCGCGAACGGGCGCTGGCGACCCGGCTGATCGGGCTGCTGCTGCACGGCGTCGCCGGTCAGTAG
- a CDS encoding ferredoxin has protein sequence MRNAQQSVHLVAATVGFLSLFLLWLAVLWGLMLRNGWAQSRIKHATVYGIHQTIALLGVMLGVVHGFTQLAGPMGTVKLVDVVVPFTNPYDPIGIGVGVIAMELFVACTLSVLIQKKLGYTRWRALHAFNYVAYMFLVGHVLLSGSDMAAGVRWGAVLGSFVITVLLWLTTTQWYLNWRQERTNRRNDRVGVGDELLVNVDGNRCARFGFCEHEAPKVFALRGDGRLAYKATVPPDLANDVIRAVEVCPARAIQLHRTATTVVTQKKEEPAEQPLTGPTRIPAGSGAGPRRRSRGDR, from the coding sequence GTGCGCAATGCGCAGCAGAGCGTCCACCTCGTCGCGGCCACGGTCGGGTTCCTGTCGCTCTTCCTGCTCTGGCTCGCGGTCCTCTGGGGACTGATGCTCCGCAACGGTTGGGCGCAGAGCCGGATCAAGCACGCAACGGTCTACGGCATCCATCAGACGATCGCGCTGCTCGGCGTCATGCTCGGCGTGGTGCACGGTTTCACCCAGCTCGCCGGCCCGATGGGCACGGTCAAGCTGGTCGACGTGGTGGTGCCGTTCACGAACCCTTACGACCCGATCGGCATCGGCGTCGGCGTGATCGCGATGGAACTCTTCGTCGCCTGCACCCTCTCGGTGTTGATCCAGAAGAAGCTCGGCTACACCCGCTGGCGGGCGCTGCACGCGTTCAACTACGTGGCCTACATGTTCCTGGTCGGCCACGTGCTGCTGTCCGGGTCCGACATGGCCGCGGGCGTCCGCTGGGGTGCGGTGCTCGGCTCTTTCGTGATCACCGTGCTGCTCTGGCTGACCACGACCCAGTGGTATCTGAACTGGCGCCAGGAGCGCACCAACCGGCGCAACGACCGGGTCGGTGTCGGCGACGAGTTGCTGGTCAACGTCGACGGCAACCGGTGCGCGCGGTTCGGGTTCTGTGAGCACGAGGCGCCCAAGGTGTTCGCCCTGCGCGGCGACGGCCGCCTGGCCTACAAGGCCACGGTGCCGCCAGACCTGGCCAACGACGTGATCAGAGCCGTGGAGGTGTGTCCGGCGCGGGCGATCCAGCTGCACCGCACCGCGACCACGGTGGTAACGCAGAAGAAAGAAGAGCCGGCCGAGCAGCCTTTGACCGGCCCCACACGGATTCCGGCGGGCTCGGGCGCCGGTCCACGTCGACGTAGCAGGGGAGACCGATGA
- a CDS encoding NAD(P)/FAD-dependent oxidoreductase — protein sequence MTRRFRRADYGRILIVGTGRAGVAAAEELRRQGFPGDIAMLGAEKEGPYDRPSCSKGILTGHKRPQDTRMPFHDEDLTWYLGRRAVDLDPEAHRVETDTGESFAYDGLVIATGSSPSMPKWAADPGVHMLHNLEHAWTLRRSLRDAERVIIVGGGITGSEVASAVRSMARDCVVIDSKPQVMVRALGEEVGNYVTDVMRDEGVDFRLGHRVRSANRFRQGWVVQLDDGENLTGDVVVATTGGRPDTAWLESTGLDLSNGVACDESLRVIGLDDVVACGAVASWPNLRYGPQPRKAEHWISSLEQGRGAARTLLAEDGDAGPVTVIPRFWTEQWGLRIQVCGELVPDGEVAISEMKRHRRDTARAGVVVGYHRDDRLVGLVSVNAAHAFTSLARAMIATPLPPMQAVPLPLHTEKPQREEVAEPARRRLASVA from the coding sequence ATGACGCGGCGGTTCAGGCGCGCTGACTACGGCCGGATTCTGATCGTCGGAACGGGACGCGCAGGCGTCGCGGCGGCCGAAGAGTTGCGGCGCCAGGGCTTTCCGGGCGATATCGCGATGCTGGGTGCGGAGAAGGAAGGCCCCTACGACCGTCCGTCGTGCTCCAAGGGCATCCTGACCGGCCACAAGCGCCCGCAGGACACGCGCATGCCGTTCCACGACGAGGACCTGACGTGGTATCTGGGCCGGCGCGCGGTGGACCTCGACCCCGAGGCACACCGGGTGGAGACCGACACCGGCGAGTCCTTCGCGTACGACGGCCTGGTCATCGCCACCGGCTCGTCGCCGAGCATGCCCAAGTGGGCCGCCGACCCGGGCGTCCACATGCTGCACAACCTCGAGCACGCCTGGACCCTGCGGCGCTCGTTGCGCGACGCCGAACGGGTGATCATCGTCGGTGGCGGCATCACCGGCAGCGAGGTCGCCAGCGCGGTGCGTTCGATGGCCCGCGACTGTGTGGTCATCGACTCCAAGCCGCAGGTGATGGTCCGGGCGCTGGGCGAAGAGGTCGGCAACTACGTCACCGACGTGATGCGCGACGAGGGCGTCGACTTCCGGCTCGGGCACCGGGTGCGCTCCGCCAACCGGTTCCGCCAGGGCTGGGTCGTGCAACTCGACGACGGTGAGAACCTCACCGGCGACGTGGTGGTCGCGACCACCGGCGGCCGGCCCGACACGGCCTGGCTGGAGAGCACCGGCCTCGACCTGTCCAACGGCGTGGCCTGCGACGAGAGCCTGCGGGTGATCGGCCTCGACGACGTGGTGGCCTGTGGCGCCGTGGCGAGCTGGCCCAACCTGCGCTACGGTCCGCAGCCGCGCAAGGCCGAGCACTGGATCAGCTCGCTCGAGCAGGGCCGGGGCGCGGCGCGCACGCTGCTCGCCGAAGACGGCGACGCCGGCCCGGTGACGGTCATCCCGCGCTTCTGGACCGAGCAGTGGGGCCTACGCATCCAGGTCTGCGGCGAGCTCGTGCCCGACGGCGAGGTCGCGATCAGCGAGATGAAGCGGCACCGGCGTGACACCGCCCGGGCCGGCGTGGTGGTCGGTTACCACCGCGACGACCGGCTGGTCGGCCTCGTGTCGGTCAACGCGGCGCACGCGTTCACGTCGCTGGCCCGCGCGATGATCGCCACCCCGCTGCCGCCCATGCAGGCCGTTCCGCTGCCGCTGCACACCGAGAAGCCGCAGCGCGAAGAGGTCGCCGAGCCCGCTCGCCGCCGCCTCGCCTCAGTGGCCTGA
- a CDS encoding DUF4142 domain-containing protein translates to MKVRQLVGVGLRVLAVASLVTLVPASAAFANGHYRAAAPLAGGGDSGHDGHNMAGMTFDEHMAAMTVMSDVMKTSSLYAAPAPPLPIPVPPDVAVSKDGKYGPLGPADIDLVVKVRLAGLWEQPAGDMAVKKGASPRVREIGKMISEQHAVLDQLDRNAAAKLGIQVPDEPNADQQYWLGEMKDASGAQFDRIFVDRLRAAHGKVFSVIADVRAGTRNDVVRELASQSNQFVSTHLTLLESTDLVDWQHLALPPEPAGGVAAPAGYIKSGVNPMVVWVVLGLAVIAGGFTTIRVVRPR, encoded by the coding sequence GTGAAGGTCCGGCAGCTGGTCGGAGTTGGGCTGCGAGTGCTGGCCGTGGCGTCGTTGGTGACGCTGGTGCCGGCGTCCGCCGCGTTCGCCAACGGCCACTACCGTGCCGCGGCGCCCCTGGCGGGCGGCGGCGACAGCGGTCACGACGGCCACAACATGGCCGGCATGACCTTCGACGAGCACATGGCGGCCATGACGGTGATGAGCGACGTCATGAAGACCTCGTCGCTGTATGCGGCGCCGGCACCGCCGCTGCCGATCCCGGTGCCGCCGGACGTCGCCGTTTCCAAAGACGGGAAATACGGCCCACTCGGCCCCGCCGACATCGACCTCGTCGTCAAGGTCCGGCTCGCCGGCCTCTGGGAGCAGCCAGCCGGCGACATGGCGGTAAAGAAAGGTGCCAGCCCGCGGGTCCGCGAGATCGGCAAGATGATCTCCGAACAGCACGCGGTGCTCGACCAACTCGACCGCAACGCGGCCGCCAAGCTCGGCATCCAGGTGCCCGACGAGCCCAACGCCGACCAGCAGTACTGGCTGGGTGAGATGAAGGACGCCTCCGGCGCCCAGTTCGACCGGATCTTCGTCGACCGGCTGCGCGCCGCGCACGGCAAGGTCTTCTCGGTCATCGCCGACGTACGTGCCGGCACCCGCAACGACGTCGTGCGCGAACTGGCGTCGCAGTCCAACCAGTTCGTCAGCACGCACCTCACCCTGCTCGAAAGCACCGACCTGGTCGACTGGCAGCACCTCGCGCTGCCACCCGAACCGGCCGGTGGTGTCGCCGCTCCCGCCGGCTACATCAAGAGCGGCGTCAACCCGATGGTGGTCTGGGTCGTGCTCGGCCTGGCCGTCATCGCCGGCGGCTTCACCACGATTCGCGTAGTCCGTCCCCGATAA